In Paenibacillus sp. FSL R7-0345, a single window of DNA contains:
- a CDS encoding helix-turn-helix transcriptional regulator: MMNIEQVGRRISILRREKQLSQEQLAEQLHVSAQAVSKWETGRSLPETSTLPLLSAVLGHSIDSILLPQELTVLSAVYTDGNEQIDVTHWINQLITGNKLTLSLSDQFFQGLLHTDRAKLLLIKYGTPSGIYSAFALKGQLLQIDVHSQGYPLGKSELTLVHAVYGNERAGRDMLQKMKHYAYFEWTQFTVDQELFPSTMGHEGSEYLLIVYVNADGIHAISCAEGERIHYNLDRTRLFAGGSSCRHHIIENVNHLGFGKRMDCSWAGALYTSLSAMGVDTCYDAVMGVSGACWRVAFTPVWDFSAADAFAAYDYASPAFSAYGLKARWANRLTAEERRLERASIINSLHRQCLPVALNLRVAPEWGVITGYLDNGDTLLCRSYFDEETFTELKDEPEFQETMKNSKGYLYVDHWPYKLLYLEKHGEIPPALDCLYTSLRVKLEAMQAEEYQGYLVGYNAMAAWQEGLLDDAWYTVADAGIFLRRYSVNHFCMMALADARRSAAAYLKASLGLVQNPAAYALLSEMAATYEQLYTLLDYYYSNMPLPASLEAHASPKQLWDQKNRRQQAELLQEAAGLDQRGDELATKILEQAEVR; the protein is encoded by the coding sequence ATGATGAATATTGAACAGGTTGGCAGACGAATCTCCATACTACGCAGAGAAAAACAGCTATCCCAGGAGCAGCTGGCCGAACAGCTGCATGTCAGCGCCCAGGCCGTATCCAAATGGGAAACCGGCAGATCACTGCCTGAAACCTCCACCCTTCCGCTGCTCTCTGCCGTTCTGGGACATTCCATCGACAGCATCCTGCTGCCGCAAGAGCTTACGGTGCTCTCAGCTGTCTACACTGACGGAAATGAACAGATTGACGTCACCCATTGGATAAACCAGCTTATTACCGGAAATAAACTTACGCTGAGCCTGAGCGACCAGTTTTTTCAGGGATTACTGCACACCGACCGGGCTAAGCTGCTGCTCATTAAATATGGGACACCCTCCGGAATTTATTCAGCTTTTGCGCTCAAGGGGCAGCTCCTGCAGATTGATGTACATTCACAAGGCTATCCTTTGGGCAAAAGCGAACTGACACTTGTTCACGCCGTATACGGCAATGAAAGGGCCGGACGGGATATGCTGCAGAAGATGAAACACTATGCTTATTTTGAATGGACGCAGTTTACGGTAGACCAGGAGCTTTTTCCAAGCACAATGGGACATGAAGGCAGTGAATATCTGCTGATCGTTTATGTGAATGCAGACGGAATTCATGCGATAAGCTGTGCCGAGGGAGAACGAATCCATTACAATCTTGACCGGACCCGGCTGTTTGCAGGAGGATCGTCCTGCCGGCATCATATTATCGAAAATGTAAACCATCTCGGCTTTGGCAAACGAATGGACTGCTCATGGGCGGGGGCGCTTTACACCTCCTTGTCTGCCATGGGGGTTGATACCTGCTATGATGCAGTGATGGGCGTTTCGGGGGCGTGCTGGAGAGTGGCGTTTACTCCGGTATGGGATTTCAGCGCCGCTGACGCCTTTGCCGCCTACGATTATGCTTCACCGGCCTTCAGCGCATACGGGCTCAAGGCCCGCTGGGCAAACCGGCTTACGGCTGAAGAACGCAGACTTGAACGGGCTTCTATTATAAACAGTCTCCATCGGCAGTGCCTGCCAGTCGCTCTGAACCTTAGGGTCGCGCCCGAATGGGGAGTCATTACAGGCTATCTCGATAATGGAGACACGCTGCTGTGCCGGAGCTATTTTGATGAGGAGACCTTTACGGAACTGAAAGATGAACCCGAATTCCAGGAGACGATGAAGAACAGCAAGGGTTATTTGTACGTAGACCATTGGCCGTATAAGCTGCTCTATCTGGAAAAGCACGGAGAAATCCCGCCGGCACTGGACTGCCTCTATACCTCTCTCCGGGTCAAACTCGAAGCTATGCAGGCGGAGGAGTATCAGGGTTATCTCGTGGGATATAACGCCATGGCTGCCTGGCAGGAAGGTCTGCTGGATGATGCGTGGTACACAGTTGCCGATGCCGGCATCTTCTTACGCCGCTACAGCGTCAACCACTTCTGCATGATGGCGCTGGCCGATGCCCGAAGAAGTGCAGCCGCCTATTTAAAAGCTTCACTGGGTCTGGTGCAGAATCCGGCGGCGTATGCGCTTTTGAGTGAGATGGCAGCTACCTATGAACAGCTGTATACACTGCTCGATTATTATTATAGTAACATGCCTTTACCGGCCAGCCTTGAAGCACACGCTTCCCCTAAACAGCTCTGGGATCAGAAAAACCGCAGGCAGCAGGCAGAGCTTCTGCAGGAGGCAGCAGGCCTTGACCAGCGCGGCGATGAGCTGGCGACGAAGATACTCGAACAGGCTGAGGTACGGTAG
- a CDS encoding AraC family transcriptional regulator encodes MLENGLLYEQGYSVNINTPGDPLFYYFDYDERSHNINMEFQHEHDFYEIHILMDSRATHVIDGKIHALRKYDIVLLRPYLLHMTQYPEGPPHKRLIINFAIPAGTFGLDDAYKSMLLPFSEEVPIYRLTGEVRSAVFDPLNAIFTLSHSDSPLNPVLVHTLFQQFLCALCQQQDQNSYVLEEAGSTAAQKIYSITAYIHANYSSELSLDSIAREFFTSPYYLSHQFKRVTGSTLTEYIQTTRVRKAQHLLIHTRLKISGIAEQCGFTSFSQFNRIFNKLAGMSPSAFRKQQAAPGAGSALLSY; translated from the coding sequence ATGCTTGAAAACGGCTTACTATATGAGCAGGGGTACAGTGTTAACATAAATACGCCGGGTGATCCGCTTTTTTATTATTTTGACTATGACGAGCGGTCGCATAACATTAATATGGAGTTCCAGCATGAACATGATTTTTATGAGATTCATATTCTGATGGATTCCCGGGCCACCCACGTCATTGACGGCAAAATCCACGCCCTCCGCAAGTACGACATCGTCCTGCTCCGCCCGTACCTGCTGCACATGACCCAGTATCCGGAAGGCCCTCCGCATAAGCGGCTGATCATTAACTTTGCCATTCCTGCCGGCACTTTTGGTCTGGATGACGCCTACAAAAGCATGCTGCTCCCGTTCAGCGAAGAGGTGCCGATTTACCGTCTGACGGGCGAGGTGCGCAGCGCCGTATTCGATCCGCTTAACGCTATTTTCACCCTGTCGCACAGTGATTCCCCGCTGAATCCGGTACTGGTACACACGCTGTTCCAGCAGTTTCTATGCGCCTTATGCCAGCAGCAGGATCAGAACAGCTACGTGCTGGAGGAAGCCGGCAGTACGGCAGCGCAAAAAATATATTCCATCACCGCCTATATCCACGCCAACTACAGCAGCGAGCTATCACTAGATTCTATTGCCAGGGAGTTTTTCACCAGCCCTTATTACTTATCGCACCAGTTCAAAAGAGTCACCGGCTCCACCCTGACCGAATACATCCAGACCACCCGCGTCCGCAAAGCCCAGCACCTGCTGATCCATACCCGCCTCAAAATATCCGGCATTGCCGAGCAGTGCGGGTTCACCAGCTTCTCGCAGTTCAACCGGATTTTTAACAAGCTGGCCGGCATGTCGCCTTCCGCCTTCCGTAAGCAGCAGGCGGCACCTGGAGCCGGATCGGCTTTGTTGTCTTATTGA
- a CDS encoding alpha-mannosidase translates to MFLTEEKLIRRQAEVGKYRYVTVNELTGLEYAEDEDGKNGVYPDEVSFNGTITLGEQWSGRDRYVWLRAVAVLPEKKEGFRIAGRFDFGKSGSFNNSGFESLLFVNGSPYQGVDNNHREVYFDDELGGRAVELVFRLWSGLEGGGVPRVQEHKISEAMLGYLDERIDDLFYMSQAALDTFRYLNRDQPEKQWLKQALDAAFREIDWSEPGSEEHVSSMYRAGASLNEAVEAMPQTFDVTLTALGHTHIDVAWLWQLKHTREKAARSFSTALRLMEEYPEYQFMQSQPQLYAYLEQDYPELFGRIKARIEEGRWEPEGAMWLESDCNIPSGESLVRQILAGKRYFREQFGIESKYLWLPDVFGYSWALPQILRKSGIDTFMTTKISWNQFNRMPHDTFWWRGMDGSEILTHFITTSEKDGDAYTYNGRMTAGLLRGIWNSYQDKEINDHLLFAYGWGDGGGGPTRDMLELRRRFDKLPGMPKIKPGSAGDYFKGLHERIEKTDGFVHTWNGELYFECHRGTYTSQAGNKKYNRRLELLLRDAEWLYTLTGVSRGNLAEAYPAEELRGIWEILLRNQFHDIIPGSSIKEVYQDSDLEYAEGEARSLALINGAGETADGEEKASGEQQFLTALGSSNWDSPRYLELPGNASDTSIIQNVDGGQLEQQRTADGGWLVYIPSVPAFGTAVLEVVPEQAAGGRLDGGTLLADASEGRLTTPLIEAAWNKQGQFTSLRDRRNGREILAPGQRGNVLQVFEDKPLDFEAWDIDIFYQEKMTEISQLTDCKLIENGPLRAVLRMAWTYNRTTITQDIIFYRDTARIDFRTEMDWHGHNQLLKVAFPVDVHTTEATYDIQFGNVKRPTHWNTSWDYARFETVGHQWADVSEKEYGVALLNDCKYGYDIKDSVLRLTLLKSAVHPNPEQDQGHHAFTYALYPHEGDFALGGVVRKAWELNNPLRTVPGRLEVDPLFSIDGGYVLVDAVKRSEDGGDVVLRLHEYAGARSQVRIASGYSITAWQECNLMEEPEGEWQAGEPDFQIRPYEIRTFRIRLGQEQTREGI, encoded by the coding sequence ATGTTTTTAACGGAAGAAAAGCTGATCCGGCGGCAGGCGGAGGTTGGAAAATACAGATATGTCACAGTGAATGAGCTTACCGGGCTGGAGTATGCGGAAGATGAGGACGGCAAAAATGGCGTTTACCCGGATGAGGTCTCCTTTAACGGCACGATCACGCTGGGTGAGCAGTGGAGCGGACGGGACCGTTATGTCTGGCTGCGTGCTGTGGCGGTATTGCCCGAGAAGAAGGAAGGGTTCAGGATTGCAGGCCGGTTCGATTTCGGCAAATCCGGAAGCTTCAATAACTCGGGATTCGAATCGCTGCTGTTTGTGAATGGTTCGCCTTATCAGGGGGTTGATAATAACCACCGGGAGGTTTATTTTGACGATGAGCTTGGCGGCAGGGCGGTGGAGCTTGTCTTCCGGCTGTGGTCCGGCCTTGAGGGCGGCGGAGTGCCGAGGGTGCAGGAGCACAAGATCAGTGAGGCGATGCTCGGATATCTGGATGAGCGGATTGATGATCTGTTTTATATGTCCCAGGCGGCGCTGGATACCTTCCGTTACCTGAACCGGGACCAGCCGGAGAAGCAGTGGCTAAAGCAGGCGCTGGATGCTGCATTCCGCGAGATTGACTGGTCAGAGCCGGGCTCTGAAGAGCATGTCAGCTCCATGTACCGTGCAGGCGCCAGCCTGAATGAGGCGGTGGAGGCGATGCCGCAGACCTTTGATGTTACACTCACCGCGCTGGGCCATACGCACATCGATGTCGCCTGGCTGTGGCAGCTGAAGCATACCCGGGAAAAAGCGGCCCGTTCCTTCTCGACCGCACTGAGGCTGATGGAGGAATATCCGGAATACCAGTTTATGCAATCCCAGCCGCAGCTGTATGCCTATCTGGAGCAGGATTACCCGGAGCTGTTCGGAAGGATCAAAGCGCGCATTGAAGAGGGGCGCTGGGAGCCGGAGGGGGCCATGTGGCTGGAATCCGACTGTAATATTCCGTCCGGCGAGTCGCTCGTACGCCAGATCCTGGCGGGCAAACGTTATTTCCGGGAACAGTTCGGGATCGAGAGCAAGTATCTGTGGCTGCCCGATGTGTTTGGCTACAGCTGGGCGCTGCCGCAGATTTTGCGCAAGTCAGGCATTGATACCTTTATGACGACCAAAATCAGCTGGAACCAGTTCAACCGTATGCCGCATGATACGTTCTGGTGGCGCGGGATGGACGGCTCTGAGATATTGACTCATTTTATCACCACTTCGGAAAAAGACGGCGATGCCTACACCTACAACGGCCGGATGACCGCAGGGCTGCTGCGCGGTATCTGGAACTCGTATCAGGATAAGGAGATTAACGACCACCTGCTGTTTGCCTATGGCTGGGGCGACGGTGGCGGCGGGCCGACACGGGATATGCTGGAGCTGCGCCGCCGGTTTGACAAGCTTCCGGGTATGCCTAAGATTAAGCCCGGCAGCGCGGGCGATTACTTCAAAGGTCTGCATGAGCGGATTGAAAAAACGGACGGATTCGTGCACACCTGGAACGGCGAGCTGTACTTCGAATGCCACCGGGGAACCTATACCTCACAGGCCGGCAATAAAAAATATAACCGCCGCCTGGAGCTGCTGCTGCGTGATGCGGAATGGCTGTATACGCTGACCGGCGTGAGCCGCGGCAATCTGGCGGAAGCTTATCCGGCTGAGGAACTGCGCGGTATCTGGGAGATTCTGCTGCGCAACCAGTTCCATGATATTATTCCGGGCTCCTCGATCAAAGAGGTCTACCAGGACAGTGATCTGGAATATGCGGAAGGAGAGGCCCGGTCACTTGCTTTGATTAACGGTGCGGGGGAGACGGCAGACGGAGAGGAAAAAGCCTCCGGAGAGCAGCAATTCCTTACTGCGCTTGGAAGCTCGAACTGGGATAGCCCGCGTTATCTGGAGCTGCCGGGCAATGCTTCTGACACCAGCATCATTCAGAATGTTGACGGCGGGCAGCTGGAGCAGCAGCGCACTGCAGACGGCGGCTGGCTGGTGTATATTCCTTCCGTGCCTGCCTTTGGTACAGCTGTCCTGGAGGTTGTGCCGGAACAGGCAGCGGGCGGCCGTTTGGATGGGGGAACCCTGCTTGCAGATGCTTCCGAAGGGCGGCTTACGACCCCGCTGATTGAAGCGGCCTGGAATAAGCAGGGGCAATTCACCTCGCTGCGCGACCGCCGCAATGGCCGGGAGATTCTGGCTCCGGGCCAGCGCGGGAATGTGCTGCAGGTGTTCGAGGATAAGCCGCTGGATTTTGAAGCATGGGATATCGATATTTTTTATCAGGAAAAAATGACCGAAATTTCGCAGCTTACAGATTGCAAACTGATCGAAAACGGCCCGCTGCGGGCGGTGCTGCGCATGGCCTGGACGTATAACCGCACGACCATTACTCAGGATATTATCTTTTACCGGGATACCGCCCGGATCGACTTCCGCACAGAAATGGACTGGCATGGGCATAACCAGCTGCTGAAGGTAGCCTTCCCTGTGGATGTTCATACCACGGAAGCAACCTATGACATCCAGTTTGGCAATGTCAAACGCCCGACCCACTGGAATACAAGCTGGGATTACGCCCGCTTTGAAACCGTGGGACACCAGTGGGCGGATGTCAGCGAGAAGGAATACGGTGTGGCGCTGCTCAATGACTGTAAATACGGCTATGACATCAAGGACAGTGTGCTGCGGCTGACGCTGCTGAAATCGGCGGTTCACCCGAATCCGGAGCAGGATCAGGGACATCATGCCTTTACGTATGCGCTGTATCCGCATGAGGGTGATTTCGCCCTGGGCGGAGTGGTCCGGAAAGCGTGGGAGCTGAATAATCCGCTGCGGACGGTACCGGGCAGGCTGGAGGTTGATCCTCTTTTCTCCATCGATGGGGGTTATGTGCTGGTTGATGCGGTAAAACGTTCCGAGGACGGCGGCGATGTAGTGCTGCGTCTGCATGAGTATGCCGGAGCGCGCAGTCAGGTGCGGATCGCAAGCGGCTACAGCATTACTGCCTGGCAGGAGTGCAATCTGATGGAGGAGCCGGAAGGTGAGTGGCAGGCGGGAGAACCGGATTTTCAGATCAGACCTTATGAGATCAGAACATTCAGAATCAGACTGGGCCAAGAGCAGACACGAGAGGGGATTTAA
- a CDS encoding AraC family transcriptional regulator produces the protein MYEWNEMVQQMIDWIDGDLTDAPTLLRMSEELGYSPYYCTRQFHTLTGMTVRDYIRLRRISRAALELRDTDARILDIAVKYGFSSQEAFSRAFVKAFKLTPGAYRTARSPIPLAIRAEVFSPYHYLMKEREKMREVHLQAAQIKLEFIPAHKFIGIWDPGSVNYGGFWNNGHDCDEVSGTLESMSHHTLEGQLGQTAGWFYRNGQKGYLYGIPVPADYAGEVPEGMECRDIPASEYLVFFHPPFDYLQDNGAVMRTVEEVAWNYDPAQIGYAWDVEEKQDYQRHFPEGYGYAVLRPVKKLGLE, from the coding sequence ATGTACGAATGGAACGAGATGGTTCAGCAGATGATTGACTGGATTGACGGTGATCTTACGGATGCCCCGACCCTGCTGCGGATGTCGGAGGAGCTTGGTTATTCGCCGTATTATTGCACCAGGCAGTTTCATACCCTGACTGGTATGACGGTGCGCGATTATATCCGGCTGCGGCGGATCAGCCGTGCCGCCCTGGAGCTCCGCGATACGGATGCCCGCATTCTGGATATAGCCGTAAAGTACGGATTTTCTTCGCAGGAGGCATTTTCGCGGGCTTTTGTAAAGGCTTTTAAGCTGACACCCGGAGCTTACCGTACAGCCCGCAGTCCTATTCCGCTCGCCATTCGTGCTGAGGTGTTCTCTCCTTATCATTATCTGATGAAGGAGCGGGAAAAAATGCGGGAGGTTCATCTGCAGGCAGCTCAGATTAAGCTTGAGTTCATACCAGCCCATAAATTTATCGGGATTTGGGATCCGGGTTCGGTCAATTACGGCGGATTCTGGAACAACGGACACGACTGTGACGAGGTGTCGGGAACGCTGGAGAGCATGTCTCATCATACGCTGGAGGGTCAGCTGGGCCAGACGGCCGGGTGGTTCTATCGAAACGGGCAAAAGGGTTATTTGTACGGAATCCCTGTACCGGCTGATTATGCCGGGGAGGTTCCGGAGGGAATGGAATGCCGGGATATCCCGGCTTCGGAGTACCTGGTCTTTTTCCACCCTCCGTTTGATTACCTGCAGGATAACGGGGCGGTCATGCGCACAGTGGAGGAAGTAGCCTGGAACTATGACCCTGCACAGATAGGCTATGCCTGGGACGTGGAAGAGAAGCAGGATTACCAGCGCCATTTTCCGGAGGGCTACGGTTATGCCGTGCTGCGGCCGGTGAAGAAGCTGGGATTGGAGTAA
- a CDS encoding alpha-L-arabinofuranosidase C-terminal domain-containing protein, with amino-acid sequence MTNFRDQLIAHYKFDDAANAGRDSSGQGQDGAASGTTVPVVTEVGGRTAARFAGGPSGTSYIQLPAGLLTNVSDNNGLTVAAWVNFSKGTNVWERIIDFGKSEAGPYLFLTRGLRGTLTAGGDLSADPGRGYAAGEWIHFALSVTGTQGGTLSSAGPVVYVNGEAAADGSISQTSSGNYAQLRRWFATFADPDNYSRNFIGRSQYAVDADFAGALSDLRIYKAGLSEDEVIEVMCESLTDQEIVKLARDKYLPVLNSIVTSNLSLPSSLMGGKVQVVWTSSQPAVLSDYGVIQEISGAEAVTVTAVLSRGNASSEKSFGLSVLPAHLPPYTLTVHGGCEVLDVSEVMYGLFYEDINNAADGGIYAELVQNRSFESFAFDTYSQVSGECGCSTGRNREPLFAWSGDTELMSPQHHGGLNEFFGIADKEVNAVYVTVADGATIRNRGFADSNGHCAMSVVKGAKYDFTIWAKAESGGTITLQLQDADGMAVSDAVIVQIEGGTGWKKYGVLPEQEITLTGTAKVLGQLVLTFNGKISIDMVSLMPRDVWGAGEETGSPTARANYLGNPNYRLRKDLVQALAGMHPKFLRFPGGCISEGSFIWENVYDWKDSVGAVELRKENFNVWGYMMTMGLGYMEYFQLAEDLNAAPLPVMACGVLCQARSDYAHPAGGALRDYFIQNFTDLIDFALSTDFESNEWAALRKTMGHEAPFDLRYLGVGNENWGTEFFANFEVFKAAIDAYMECHYPGYELHIISTVGAQADDDAYQQGWKFLSGNLRGTAEVAFADGHDVIEETVTWYQKQPDYMDTIADEHYYRSNEYLLKNADRYNYYYRAYQADGSIDWKATSKVFVGEYASTDKNTLAGAVAEAAIMTGFENNADVVRLAAYAPLFNKVLTDGTYRWTPDCIWFDDETVWFTPNYYVQQLYAKYLGNKVLATSFSYYAKGKPAALVPHGGVEISAGSADLLVKRVTVISNKDGSVLLDQDFTRELHPGWQVIPGPAEHVVQGGEGVLLKGQGSGRSGLYFLNDSWSDYTLEVVASRRQGADGFYVGVGLTDIAAETKNVLEYAVGYGGNATGLKVFKQGAEAYTLGDYSSSTAAGNLRAACYEGIEDNTEYTITVNYGGADGSRLLCSYTDGATSSRVLDYKLEAYNSEVFNSVTRDAEHVYVKLVNPDDVAKATELKLLDLNVTGTAKLITLSGDAWLVHVPNVNQKLSERIVPQEQQIMLDGSPLVLNLPANSVNVLVLDLGV; translated from the coding sequence ATGACAAATTTTCGTGATCAGCTTATCGCCCATTATAAGTTCGATGATGCCGCAAATGCCGGCAGAGACAGCTCGGGACAGGGACAAGACGGCGCAGCTTCCGGCACAACAGTACCAGTAGTAACCGAAGTAGGCGGAAGAACGGCTGCCAGGTTCGCAGGAGGACCAAGCGGCACATCCTATATTCAGCTGCCTGCCGGGCTGCTTACAAATGTAAGCGACAACAATGGCTTGACGGTAGCTGCCTGGGTGAACTTCAGCAAGGGTACGAATGTGTGGGAACGTATCATTGATTTTGGCAAAAGCGAGGCCGGACCCTACCTGTTCCTGACCCGCGGACTGCGCGGTACACTGACGGCCGGCGGCGATCTGTCGGCTGATCCGGGGAGAGGTTATGCAGCAGGGGAGTGGATTCATTTTGCGCTGTCTGTCACCGGGACGCAGGGCGGTACGCTGAGCAGCGCCGGTCCGGTCGTCTATGTGAATGGTGAGGCGGCGGCCGACGGCTCTATCAGCCAGACCTCAAGCGGAAATTACGCCCAGCTGCGCAGATGGTTCGCTACCTTTGCTGATCCGGACAATTACAGCCGCAATTTTATCGGGCGTTCGCAGTATGCGGTGGATGCTGATTTTGCCGGAGCGTTATCAGATCTGCGGATATACAAAGCCGGATTGTCGGAGGATGAGGTCATTGAAGTGATGTGTGAATCGCTGACCGACCAGGAGATTGTGAAGCTGGCCAGAGACAAGTATCTGCCTGTCCTGAATTCGATTGTAACCAGTAACTTATCCCTGCCTTCGTCGCTGATGGGCGGAAAAGTACAGGTGGTCTGGACGTCAAGCCAGCCCGCTGTCCTGTCGGACTATGGTGTCATTCAGGAAATTAGCGGGGCTGAGGCGGTAACGGTAACTGCGGTGCTGAGCAGGGGCAATGCCTCCAGTGAAAAAAGCTTCGGCCTCTCCGTGCTTCCGGCTCACTTGCCGCCCTACACGCTGACAGTGCATGGCGGCTGTGAGGTGCTGGATGTCAGTGAGGTGATGTATGGCCTGTTCTATGAGGATATCAACAATGCGGCTGATGGCGGCATTTATGCCGAGCTGGTGCAGAACCGTTCGTTTGAGTCCTTTGCTTTTGATACATACTCGCAGGTTTCCGGCGAATGCGGCTGTTCTACAGGACGGAACCGGGAGCCGCTGTTTGCCTGGTCGGGAGATACGGAGCTTATGAGCCCGCAGCATCACGGCGGCTTGAATGAGTTTTTTGGAATCGCGGATAAGGAGGTAAATGCGGTTTATGTGACAGTGGCGGACGGAGCAACGATCCGTAACCGCGGGTTCGCTGATTCTAACGGGCATTGTGCAATGTCGGTTGTTAAGGGCGCCAAATACGATTTTACAATCTGGGCCAAGGCGGAGTCCGGCGGGACGATTACGCTGCAGCTGCAGGATGCTGACGGTATGGCTGTCAGTGACGCAGTTATTGTACAGATAGAAGGCGGGACCGGCTGGAAGAAATACGGAGTGCTGCCGGAACAAGAAATTACACTGACAGGTACGGCTAAAGTGCTCGGTCAGCTTGTGCTCACTTTTAACGGTAAAATTTCCATTGATATGGTCTCACTTATGCCGCGCGATGTCTGGGGAGCAGGGGAGGAGACCGGCTCGCCGACTGCCCGCGCCAATTATCTCGGCAACCCGAACTACCGGCTGAGAAAAGATCTCGTGCAGGCACTCGCCGGCATGCATCCCAAATTCCTGCGCTTCCCGGGCGGCTGTATCTCCGAGGGCTCCTTCATCTGGGAGAACGTCTATGACTGGAAGGATTCGGTCGGAGCGGTGGAGCTGCGCAAGGAGAATTTTAACGTTTGGGGCTACATGATGACTATGGGCCTTGGTTATATGGAGTATTTTCAGCTGGCTGAGGATCTGAATGCGGCCCCGCTCCCGGTTATGGCCTGCGGCGTGCTGTGCCAGGCCCGGTCCGACTATGCCCATCCGGCAGGCGGGGCGCTGCGCGACTATTTTATACAAAACTTTACTGATCTCATCGACTTTGCGCTCAGTACCGATTTTGAGAGCAATGAATGGGCGGCGCTGCGCAAAACGATGGGTCACGAAGCACCGTTTGATCTGCGTTATCTGGGCGTGGGCAATGAGAACTGGGGTACGGAGTTTTTTGCTAACTTTGAAGTGTTCAAGGCGGCGATTGATGCTTATATGGAGTGCCACTATCCGGGTTATGAGCTGCATATTATCTCTACGGTCGGTGCCCAGGCGGATGACGATGCCTACCAGCAGGGCTGGAAGTTCCTGAGCGGCAATTTGCGGGGAACGGCTGAGGTGGCTTTTGCCGACGGCCATGATGTTATTGAAGAAACGGTGACCTGGTATCAGAAACAGCCGGATTACATGGACACCATTGCCGATGAGCACTACTACCGTTCCAATGAATATCTGCTCAAGAACGCTGACCGTTACAACTACTACTATAGAGCGTATCAGGCTGACGGCAGCATAGACTGGAAGGCGACCTCCAAGGTATTTGTCGGGGAGTATGCATCCACGGATAAAAATACACTGGCCGGCGCTGTCGCCGAAGCCGCAATCATGACCGGTTTTGAAAATAACGCTGACGTTGTGCGGCTGGCAGCCTATGCGCCGCTGTTCAACAAAGTGCTGACTGACGGCACCTACCGCTGGACCCCGGACTGCATCTGGTTTGACGATGAGACGGTCTGGTTCACGCCGAATTATTATGTACAGCAGCTTTACGCCAAGTACCTGGGCAACAAGGTGCTCGCCACTTCCTTCTCGTATTATGCCAAAGGTAAACCGGCGGCACTTGTCCCGCATGGCGGGGTTGAAATTTCTGCAGGCAGTGCGGATCTGCTGGTGAAACGGGTCACCGTTATTTCCAACAAAGACGGCAGCGTGCTGCTGGATCAGGATTTCACTCGGGAGCTTCATCCCGGCTGGCAGGTGATTCCGGGCCCGGCTGAGCATGTTGTGCAAGGCGGCGAAGGTGTGCTGCTGAAGGGGCAGGGCAGCGGCCGCAGCGGACTCTATTTCCTGAACGACAGCTGGTCTGACTATACCTTGGAGGTTGTGGCTTCCCGGAGACAGGGTGCGGATGGCTTCTATGTCGGCGTGGGCTTAACAGATATTGCTGCAGAGACAAAGAATGTTCTGGAGTATGCTGTCGGCTACGGCGGAAACGCTACGGGCCTTAAGGTATTCAAGCAGGGAGCAGAGGCTTACACGCTTGGCGACTACTCCTCCAGCACGGCAGCAGGTAATCTGCGGGCAGCATGCTATGAGGGGATAGAGGATAATACAGAATACACGATTACGGTGAACTACGGCGGCGCGGACGGCAGCAGACTGCTTTGTTCTTACACGGACGGGGCGACTAGCAGCAGGGTGCTGGATTACAAGCTGGAGGCTTATAACAGCGAGGTGTTCAACTCGGTTACCCGAGATGCTGAGCATGTATATGTGAAGCTGGTGAATCCAGATGATGTGGCAAAAGCGACAGAGCTGAAGCTGCTGGATTTAAACGTTACCGGTACTGCGAAGCTGATCACCCTCAGCGGTGATGCCTGGCTGGTTCATGTGCCTAATGTGAATCAGAAGCTGAGCGAGCGAATCGTTCCGCAGGAGCAGCAGATCATGCTGGACGGCAGCCCGCTGGTGCTGAACCTGCCGGCCAACTCGGTGAATGTGCTGGTGCTGGACCTGGGAGTTTAG